The genomic interval ATCGATGGCACCGTTGATCGCGCGCTTGCCGAAGACGTAATGCCCATCGGCGGTCCCGAGCAGCGCGGCGGTCGAGATGTGATGGAAGGGCGCGAGGCCGCGGGCGGCGTGCTCCGCGTGCAGCGGGCGGAACGTCGCGATGTGGCGGAAGGCGGCGGTGCCGAGGCGCAGGATACCGCGTCCCTCGGTGAGATCCTCGATATGGGTGAGCCGGTAATGCGTGCCGTCCCACAAAATGTGATTGCGCTCGGCGGCCGCAGCGACCCGTTTCGTCCAGGCCTCGGCGACCAGCGCCTCATAGGCGTCGTCGCAGCGCCAGGGCGCCTCGGCCACGGACAAGGCGAAGGCATCCAGCGCGAACGGACCTTTGAGCAGGATGCGCGGCTCGTACATGGGCGTCCTCAATCCACCGGGCGCGGGGCTTGCGGCACCGTTTGCCAAAACTCCGGATCGTGACCGTAGAAGATGCGGGCACCGTCCGACTGCATCTGCCGCAAAAGCGCGAGGGTCTCCAGCATCTGCGCGCGATTGTAGAGGCTGGCCGGCAGGTGCAGCGCCTCCAGCGTGCGCTTGAGGTAGCAGCAATCGGCGGCCAGCACGATCGTGCCGCTCGCGGTCCGCACCCGCAGCGATTGATGGCCGGGCGTGTGGCCCGGGGTCGGGAACACGACCACGCTGCCGTCGCCGAACAGGTCGAGCTCGCCGTCGAGCTCGCGGACGCTCGCCATGTGTTCGAAGTCGAGCGGGTTGTAGAGGCCGGCCGCCTGGGTGTTGGGGCGATGCGCCGAGCGCCATTCCTTCGCATGCACGATCAGCGTCGCGTTCGGGAAGAAACCGTTGCCGCCGCAATGGTCGTAATGCAGGTGCGAGTTGACGACATAGCGGATGTCGGCGGGCGCGAGGCCGAGGCGGGCGAGCCGGCTCGCGATGTCGGCGCCTTGCGGGAAATCGATCTCCCAATCCTTGGCGGTGGGGCCGAGCAGCTCGGCCTGGCGCTGGCGCAGTTCGACGTTCAGGCCGGTGTCGAACAGGACCCTGCCCTGTTCGTGGACGATCAGATAGGCCGGCACGGGGACGGTGAGCTTACCGCTCTCCCCTTCGAGGAAGCCGTTCCGGTCGCCGGTGACGTGGCCGCAGGTAAAGGCGAAGAGCGCGACCGTCATGTCAGGACCCGTTCAATGCGGAGAGGACTTCGCCCTCGGTCAGGATTTGCGGCAGCACCTTGGGCGCGGCGGCGCCGGGCGCGTAATAGAGATAGAGCGGCACGCCGGATCGTCCGTGAGCGGAGAGAAGCGCGGTGATCGCCGGATCGCGGCGCGTCCAGTCGGCGACGAGATAGGCGACGTGGCGGTCGGAAAAGGCCTGGCGGACGCGCTCGCGCGACAGCGCCGTCTCGTCGTTGACGAGGCAGGTGATGCACCAGGCGGCGGTGGCGTTGACGAACACGGCGCGGCCCCCGGCGCGCAGGCTTGCAAGGCTCGCGGCCGAATAGGGCTGCGACGGGATGCCGGTGACGTTGATGTTGCCCGCGGGCGCAGGTGCCGACCGCAGGAAGGACAGGCAGGAGAGCGCCGCGAGGATGGCGATCAGCGTGACCAGCGCGCCGATGCCGCGCCCGCGCGGGGTGAAGGCGCGGCTGACGCCCCAGATCCAGGCGCCGAAACCGGCCGCGACCATCGCGGCCAGGATCGCCGCCACGGCGTTGGCGCCGGCCTGCCGCGCCAGCACCCAGACCAGCCACGCCGCCGTGCCGTACATCGCGAAAGCGAGCGCCTGCTTGAAGCGGATCATCCAGGGGCCGGGGCGCGGCAGGGCGCGCATCAGCATCGGCGAGATGCCGACCGCCACGAAGGGCGCCGCGAAGCCGAGGCCGAGCGCCAGGAAGATGCCGAGGGCGGGCGCGGCCGGCTGCGTCAGCGCATAGCCGAGCGCGGCGGCCATGAACGGCGCGGTGCAGGGCGCGGCGACCGCGACGGCGAGGACGCCGGTGAAGAACGAGCCGGCAGTACCGCCGGCGCGGGTCAGGCCGTCGCCGCCGCCGAAGCCCGCGACCTCGAACACGCCCGACAGGTTGAGACCGACGCCGAACATCAGGAGCGCGAAGCCGGCCACCACCAGCGGCTCCTGGAGCTGGAAACCCCAGCCGATCGCGGCGCCGCCGCCGCGCAAGGCGAGCAGCAAGCCGCCGAGCGCGAGGACGCTGAGCACGGCACCGGCGCCATAGGCGAAGCTCTCGCGCACCGCTTCGCTGCGGTCGCGGCCCGAGAGCGAGGACAGCGCGAAGGCCTTCATCGCCAGGATGGGCAGCACGCACGGCATCAGGTTCAGGATCAGCCCGCCCAGGAAGGCGAGAAGCAGAGCGGCGCCAAGTCCGATCCCGCTTTCGCCGTTGCCGGAGTCGAAGGAGGCTTCGGGCACCGGCCCCGGAAGCGCCTTGACCCGCAGGGGCTGCACCGACCCGTCCGACGATGTGAGAACCAGCACGCCTTCCAGCGCACCGCCCGTCTTCGCGAGCTTCTTGCCCGGCGACAGGCGCAGCACGAGGCCATCGGCGGCGAAGCCCATGCCCTGCGCCGAGGGTCCGTTCACCATGCCGTCGCTGGACGGAAAAAACTCCGCGTGCAGCGGATGCGCCGCGGCGAGCGGCTTGGCGGCGACGAAAAGATCGAGCGTGTCGCCCAGGCGGTAGCGCGTCGCCCAGGGCGAGGGCGCGGGCAGCTTCGCGCGCGCCGCGGCGAACAGGGCGGCCTCTGGCGATGCGGTCGGCGCGCCGATGGTGACGCGCAGCGACAGCGCCGCGTCTTCGGGGATGCAGACTTCCTTGCAGACCAGCCACGCCGCCGCCGCCTTCAGCGTGACGACGTCGCCGGGCTTCGCATCCTTCGGCGCGGTGACGGTGGCGAGAATCCAGACCTTGCCCTCATAACCGAAATCCATGAACGGGCCGACCGGCAGGCGCTTGGGATACGGCCATTGCAGCGGACCGGACGTCCATCCCGCGGGCAGTTTCCAGTCGAGCGTCGTCGGCTGGCCGACATCGCCGGGATTGCGCCAGTAGGTGTGCCAGCCGGGGCGGATGTCCTGCTCGAAGGCGACGGTCTCGGTGCCGCCGGGCGCGAGGGCGTCGTGTTCGGCGATCAGCCGCGCATGGACCTTGGGCAGGTCGTCGATCTGCGCCGGCGCCGGAGTGGCGAAAAACAACGCCAGCAGGAGGGGCAAAAGCCGCTTCATCCTTGCGTCATAGCCGCGTCCGCGAGGCATAGCCAGCGCCCTCGCGGGGGTGTGACTTGGAGGCATCCAACCCCGCCGTCAGACGACAGCGAAAATTATTCCGCACATCCATCGAGATGCTAGGTTCGCGCAAACACCATCGAGGAAACGATCATGCGGAACAGCAACCGGCAATGGATCCTGCGCAGGCGGCCGGAAGGCGAGATCAAGCCGGGCGATCTCGAACTGGTCGAGCAGCCCATGCCCGTGCCCGGGCCGGGGCAGTTCCTGGTGCGCAACCTCTATCTCTCGCTCGATCCCACCAACCGCATCTGGATGAGCGACATGGAGCAGTACATGCCGCCGGTGCAGCTCGGCGACGTCATGCGTGGCGGCACGATCGGCGTGGTCGAGCAGTCGGACAACCCCGACTACGCGCCGGGCGACATCGTCAACACCTTTTCCGGCTGGCAGGAATATGTCGCGACGGGCGCGGCGCAGAAGCTCGCCAAGGGCGTTCCCCTGCCCGCTTATATGAGCGTGCTCGGCGGCACGGGCGCGACGGCCTATTTCGGTCTGCTCGATTTGGGCAAGCCGCAGTCGGGCGAGACGGTCGTCGTGTCGGCGGCCTGCGGCGCCGTCGGCTCGATCGTCGGGCAGATCGCAAAGCTGAAGGGCTGCCGCGTCGTCGGCATCGCGGGCTCGGACGAGAAGTGCCGCCATGCGGTGGAGAAACTCGGTTTCGATGCGTGCATCAACTACAAGACCGAGGATGTGCGCGCCGCGCTGAAGCGCGAATGCCCGAACGGGGTCGACATCGATTTCGAAAACGCCGGCGGCGACATCCTGGACGCGGTGATGGACAATCTGGCGATGAAGGCGCGCATCGTGCTGTGCGGGATGATCTCGCAATACAATGCCGACACGCCGCCGCCGGGGCCGAGCCTGACCAATGTCCTGATGAAGCGGGCGCGGATCGAGGGCTTCATCATCCTCGACTATTTCTCGCGGTTCGGCGAGTTCGCGGCGGAGATGGGGCCGTGGCTGGCGCAGGGCAAGATCAAATACGACACCACCATCGTGCCCGGAATCGAGAACGCGGTCGGCGCGCTCGACATGCTGTTCACCGGCAAGAACACCGGCAAGCTTTTGATCCAGGTGTCGGAGGAGCCCTAGGTGCGCATCACCGGCGGGGAATATCGCGGCCGTCCGCTGGCCGAGCCGCCCGACAATCGCGTGCGGCCGACCTCCGACAAGGTGCGCCAGGCGATCTTCAATATCCTCGCGCATAACGGCTTCGGCTTCACGCTGGAGGGCGCCAAGGTCGTCGACCTGTTCGCCGGCACCGGCGCGCTCGGGCTGGAGGCGCTCAGCCGCGGCGCGGCCTTCGCGCTGTTCGTGGACGACAGCGCCGAGAGCCGGGCGCTGATCCGCACCAATGTCGAGGCGCTGAACCTGACCGGGGCGACCAAGATCTGGCGGCGCGACGCGACCGAACTCGGCCCGCTGGGCGCGGGCGCGGGCGGGCCGTTCGGCCTCGCCTTTCTGGACGCGCCTTATCGCAAGGGGCTGAGCGAGGCGGCGATGGCAAGCCTCGCCGAAGGCGGCTGGCTCGCGCCCGGCGCCGTCGTCGTCGCCGAGACGGCGGCGGACGAGGCGCTGGCCGCGCCCGCCGGATTTCGCGCGCTCGACACGCGCAGCTATGGCGAGACCGCGCTTCATATCTTCGGCACCGGCTGAGTCTGGAATTCCGACGGCTCGTGCACGTCGACGGTCTCGAAGGGATGTGCCGCGTAGTAGCGCCGAAGCAGCACGAAGATGAAGGCGGCGCCGACGAAGGAGAGGGCGATGCCCCAGGCTATCGAATATCCGAGCCAGGTTATGGCCGCCGCGGCGGTCAATCCCGTCGTGACGCCGACATCCCAGCCGCCCTCCGCCGCGATGTGGAAGCGCAGCACGCAGGGACTGCGCTTGGCCTGGTTGTAGACCGCGGTCATCATCGTCGGGACGTAGAGACAGGCGACCAGCGCGCCGAGCGCGTTCGCGATCACCGCCAGCGCCGGGCTGTGCAGCGTGCCGGCGCGCAGCGCGATCACCAGGACGAGCAGGCCGATGGCGTACCAGACCGCGCGACTGCCCTTGCCGGCGTCGATCAGCCGTCCCAGCGCCAGCCCGCCGACCGCGCCGACCAGCGCCGCCACCGCCAGCGCGCCGCCATAGGCGAGATAGTTCTCGCCGAGCGCGACGAACAGCGCGATCTGCCAAGTGAGCAGATAGGCCGCCGCGATCCAGCCATCGCCCACGAACAGCAGGGCGCCGGAGAGCGCGGCGCGGAAGGCGCCGGGCGCGGTCCTGGCGACTTTCACATCCGGCATGAACAGGACCGGGATCGCAGACAGCGCCTGCACCGCACCCGTCGCCCAGAACGCGACGCGCGGACCGAAGGCGACGAGCAGCCAGCCGAAGAACAGCGGCGTGACGACGCCGAGCGCGGCGGTGACGGCCTCGCGCAGGCCGAGCTGCTGGCCCCGGTGATCCTCGTCGCCCAGCGCCGCGAAATAGGCATGATAGCTCGGCCAGTAGACGGTGTCGGCGAGCGCCGAGGCGAGGATGAGCAGAACCAGCCCCGTGCCGAGGCCGTGGACGCCGGCCAGGAAGGGATAGGACGCGCCCATCAGCAGGGACCCGAGGATGACCAGCCGGCGCAGGCCGAAGCGGATGCCGAGCGGCAGAAGGAAGCTGCGCAGGATGAGGCGCGTCGCGAAGGTGAGCGCCAGCACGAGCAGCGCGGCGGGAACGCTCAATCCGGCTTTCAGCAGATAGACGGAATAGAACACCCGCCCCCGCCCAGGGCGGCAGCGGCGATGACGTAGTGCAGGTTGAGAAGATTGACGGTGCGGTTGTGGAAGAAGGCCATGGCGGTCCCGGATTGCGAGTGTCGGTGCGAAACAGGCGCGAATCATCGTCCGGGCGGGCCAGGTGGGCCGCGGCTCCGAACGGACAGCTACCTCTTTCGAGGCGCCGACACTTTGGGGGGACGAGCCTCTATGCGATCCGTTGACGCTAGGCCTATTCCGCGCGCAGTTCAACGCGCCCTGCTTACCCTTCCCTTGAGAGAGGGTCGAAAAATCGTAGCGTAGCGAAGATTTTTCGGGGAGGGGTCTTGCACCGGCGCCGGACCCCTCCCCGAAATCTGCTTCGCAATTTCGACCCTCCCTCAAGGGAGGGTAGGATGACGACATGATCGCGACCTTCCGCCCGGCCACGCCCGACGATTCCCGCTTTCTCGGCTGGGCCATGTTCATGGCGGCGCGCGGACATATGCCGCGCGGCTGGTTCGACATCGTGCTGCAGCGCCCGATCGAGTTCGGCGTCGCGTTCTGCGCCCGCCTCGCCAACGCGCAGGCGCGGTCGTGGTGGCATCACTCCTTCTTCGCGGTCGCCGAGGTCGACGGCGCGCCCGCCGCGGCGGCCTGC from Rhizomicrobium sp. carries:
- a CDS encoding N-acyl homoserine lactonase family protein is translated as MTVALFAFTCGHVTGDRNGFLEGESGKLTVPVPAYLIVHEQGRVLFDTGLNVELRQRQAELLGPTAKDWEIDFPQGADIASRLARLGLAPADIRYVVNSHLHYDHCGGNGFFPNATLIVHAKEWRSAHRPNTQAAGLYNPLDFEHMASVRELDGELDLFGDGSVVVFPTPGHTPGHQSLRVRTASGTIVLAADCCYLKRTLEALHLPASLYNRAQMLETLALLRQMQSDGARIFYGHDPEFWQTVPQAPRPVD
- a CDS encoding protein-disulfide reductase DsbD domain-containing protein, with product MKRLLPLLLALFFATPAPAQIDDLPKVHARLIAEHDALAPGGTETVAFEQDIRPGWHTYWRNPGDVGQPTTLDWKLPAGWTSGPLQWPYPKRLPVGPFMDFGYEGKVWILATVTAPKDAKPGDVVTLKAAAAWLVCKEVCIPEDAALSLRVTIGAPTASPEAALFAAARAKLPAPSPWATRYRLGDTLDLFVAAKPLAAAHPLHAEFFPSSDGMVNGPSAQGMGFAADGLVLRLSPGKKLAKTGGALEGVLVLTSSDGSVQPLRVKALPGPVPEASFDSGNGESGIGLGAALLLAFLGGLILNLMPCVLPILAMKAFALSSLSGRDRSEAVRESFAYGAGAVLSVLALGGLLLALRGGGAAIGWGFQLQEPLVVAGFALLMFGVGLNLSGVFEVAGFGGGDGLTRAGGTAGSFFTGVLAVAVAAPCTAPFMAAALGYALTQPAAPALGIFLALGLGFAAPFVAVGISPMLMRALPRPGPWMIRFKQALAFAMYGTAAWLVWVLARQAGANAVAAILAAMVAAGFGAWIWGVSRAFTPRGRGIGALVTLIAILAALSCLSFLRSAPAPAGNINVTGIPSQPYSAASLASLRAGGRAVFVNATAAWCITCLVNDETALSRERVRQAFSDRHVAYLVADWTRRDPAITALLSAHGRSGVPLYLYYAPGAAAPKVLPQILTEGEVLSALNGS
- a CDS encoding NADP-dependent oxidoreductase is translated as MRNSNRQWILRRRPEGEIKPGDLELVEQPMPVPGPGQFLVRNLYLSLDPTNRIWMSDMEQYMPPVQLGDVMRGGTIGVVEQSDNPDYAPGDIVNTFSGWQEYVATGAAQKLAKGVPLPAYMSVLGGTGATAYFGLLDLGKPQSGETVVVSAACGAVGSIVGQIAKLKGCRVVGIAGSDEKCRHAVEKLGFDACINYKTEDVRAALKRECPNGVDIDFENAGGDILDAVMDNLAMKARIVLCGMISQYNADTPPPGPSLTNVLMKRARIEGFIILDYFSRFGEFAAEMGPWLAQGKIKYDTTIVPGIENAVGALDMLFTGKNTGKLLIQVSEEP
- the rsmD gene encoding 16S rRNA (guanine(966)-N(2))-methyltransferase RsmD; this translates as MRITGGEYRGRPLAEPPDNRVRPTSDKVRQAIFNILAHNGFGFTLEGAKVVDLFAGTGALGLEALSRGAAFALFVDDSAESRALIRTNVEALNLTGATKIWRRDATELGPLGAGAGGPFGLAFLDAPYRKGLSEAAMASLAEGGWLAPGAVVVAETAADEALAAPAGFRALDTRSYGETALHIFGTG
- a CDS encoding MFS transporter — translated: MFYSVYLLKAGLSVPAALLVLALTFATRLILRSFLLPLGIRFGLRRLVILGSLLMGASYPFLAGVHGLGTGLVLLILASALADTVYWPSYHAYFAALGDEDHRGQQLGLREAVTAALGVVTPLFFGWLLVAFGPRVAFWATGAVQALSAIPVLFMPDVKVARTAPGAFRAALSGALLFVGDGWIAAAYLLTWQIALFVALGENYLAYGGALAVAALVGAVGGLALGRLIDAGKGSRAVWYAIGLLVLVIALRAGTLHSPALAVIANALGALVACLYVPTMMTAVYNQAKRSPCVLRFHIAAEGGWDVGVTTGLTAAAAITWLGYSIAWGIALSFVGAAFIFVLLRRYYAAHPFETVDVHEPSEFQTQPVPKI